GGTCAAGGATGCGCGCTATCCGTGCTACTTCCACGACGCTGATTATTATTTCTATCGGACTTGCCTTATTTCTTCGCAATGGGATTATTTTGATTTGGGGTGGCAAGAACCAAAATTATGATTTACCTGTGACGCCAGCTTTAGATATTTTGGGTTTAAAGGTGCCGCAAAATCAATTATTGGTATTGGGGTTGGCGGTGCTAGCAATCTTGGCGCTACATTACCTGCTGCAAAATACCAAAATTGGTAAAGCGATGCGAGCAGTTGCCGACGATCTGGACTTAGCCAGAGTTTCAGGTATTAATGTTGACCGAGTAATTTTTTGGACTTGGGTAATTACTGGCACGCTTACGTCATTGGGTGGCAGTATGTATGGGTTAATTACAGCCGTGCGTCCAAATATGGGATGGTTCCTAATCTTACCATTGTTTGCCTCAGTAATACTTGGTGGCATTGGTAACCCTTACGGTGCGATCGCAGCAGCTTTTATCATTGGCATCGTCCAGGAAATTAGCACTCCTTGGCTGGGTTCACAGTACAAACAGGGCGTAGCCCTGTTGATTATGATTTTGGTGCTGCTCATTCGCCCCAAAGGTTTATTCAAAGGAACGATTTGAGCAGCACCATTCCACTTCTAATTACTCAATAATGTGGAAATAGTAGGCTGCTACCAGGAAATTGATAGCTAACAAGAACAGTGCCCAGCCTGTGCGATAAGCGTAGGGAGGTTTAGCTCCACTGTCGGCAACTGGGGAAATCTTAGTTTTAGCAGTCATAATTCAATTCTCCTAATGTCAGGACTTTTTAAGAAATACCAAACTGGCGTACCAAATACTCAAATTCTTTAAGAATATTTGTGTGAAGTTGGGAATTGGGAAGAGGCAGAGGGGCAGGGAGCAGGGAGAAGAGGGGAAAGAGGGGAAAGAGGTAATTATTTTATTCTCCCCCTTAACCCCTGCCCCCTGCCCCCTGCTCCCCTGCTTCCCCTGCTCCCTCTTCTCCAGCATGATAGGAACTGCGAACCAGAGGCCCAGAACGAACATGGTTGAATCCCATTTCCCATGCTAATCTGCCGAGTTGATCGAATTCCTCTGGAGTCCAATATTTTTGGACTGGCAAATGTTCTAGGGAAGGACGCATATACTGACCAATAGTCAAGCGATCGCACCCGACAGCCCTTAAATCAGTCATTGCTTCAATGACTTCATCAAGTGTTTCTCCGTGTCCCAGCATCAAACCTGATTTGGTGGGAATGGTCGAATCAATTTCTTTGACCATAGCCAGCACTAACAGGGAGCGATCGTACTTGGCTCCCCGGCGCACTGGCCCTGTTAACCGCCGCACTGTCTCAATATTGTGATTGAAACAAGCTGGTTTGGCTTTCACAATCATCTCTATCCGCTGACGTTGACCTGATTCCCCAATACCAGCACCACCCCAAAAATCTGGGGTCAGCACTTCAATTTGAGTCTCTGGGTTCAATTGGCGGATAGTCGCGATCGTCTTCACAAAATGCCCTGCACCCTGATCGGGCAAGTCATCACGGGCTACAGAAGTCAGCACCACATAACGCAATCCCAAAAGCTGCACCGCCTGGGCGACCTTTTCAGGTTCCTCTAAATCAAGAGGCATTGGTGCATGACCTTTATCTACTTGACAGAAAGCACAAGAGCGTGTGCAGGTAGGCCCCATTAGCAAGAAAGTTGCAGTTTTTTGGGCGTAGCACTCTCCACGGTTAGGGCAGCGTCCTTCTTCACAAATCGTGTGAATTTGGCGCTGCTTAATAATGCGTTGTACGGTAGAGATTTCACTGGCTTTGCCAATCGAGCGACGTAACCAGCTAGGCATTGCCGTAATTTCAGACTTTAGTTCGGCTTGTTGTGACGCAATCATAGACATCTAAGCAAGATGCGGATATAGATGTAGTGGTCTATCGGTTAAATATCACCATGACACAAATTGAAAAGAGCGCGAGCAAAAGTTTTGCAAAACACCCCTCACAATGTCATTTATACCGAAATATACTATCCCCCAATTGCTAGAAATTTTGTATATAGTGGGAGGATTCTCAAGGGCAATCGGCAAAGCCGCTATTTACACTTATAGTTTCTGTTAGAGCAAACAGTCGTGGCAAGCAACAAGATTTTAGTTATCGATGACACTACAGTTGTCAGGGTAAAAGTACGAGAAATGTTGCCTCCGGGCAATTTTGAGGTACTGGAAGCAAAAGACGGTGTGGAAGGATTAAATTTCATTCTTCAGGAAAAACTCAGCCTAATTATGCTGGATTTCCTGTTGCCTAAAATGAGTGGTTGGGAGGTTTTTCAGAAAGTTCAAGCCGATCCGGAGTTAAGGAAAATTCCTTTGGTGATCATGTCTGGTCGCAAGGAAGAGGTGACTGAAAAAATCACAGAACCCTTTGAATACTTTGAATTTCTGGGCAAACCTTTTGATCAAAAGCAACTAATTAGCGCAATTAAGTTAGCTATGACCAAGGCGAAACAGCCACGCCCAGAACTAGTAGCAGTGGGAGCAGCTGCGGCCGTTAAAAATGGCACAGTTGCAACACTAGAGGTTGCAACTGCTACAGTAGCAGCCCCTAGCATCGCCAATGTTGCAGTAGTAACCCCTAGTTCTGGAGGAGTCTCCGACGTAGAAATTAATGCGTTGAACGAGAAAATTGCCAAAATGCAGGCAGAAATTGATGGTTTGAAAAAACAGCTAACTCAGGTTGTGACTTTTATTAAACAAAAAATCAAGTAGTATTTGCGCTCGTTATTATTATCGCAGCTAAAAATACACCGTCTCTAATAACAGGTGTCCGATTCAAAGCGGGTAAAAATAGTTAGTTCAAAAATACTTATGTTGATGTTGATAAGTCATAATTATCTACTGAGATCCAGTTTAACCTCACCCCGATAAAGCTATGCTTTATCTCCCCTTTGCTCACAAAGAGGGATTGGGGTGAGATTTTTATATGTATTTAACTCAATACAGTTCAGAATGAGCAACAAAACACTTGTAGAGACGGCGATTTATCGCGTCTCGAAAGCCCAAAATTGTTGCCAGTAGCCCTTAACCCAAGCGTATTGGTATTTAAATAGATAAGGAAACGCTTTTAAGATTTAAATATTTAGTAAAAAATTATATTTCCTAATACAAATTAAACAAAAAAATCCTATTTCATGATGAGGATAGTCTTCGCACGGGAATAATAAGCCATAGAAACAATAATTATGTGCATAGTCCGCAATGTTAGTACTATTAGATACATTATATTCCTTTCCTGGCTATCGAATTACCGAGCAAATCTACTCAGGCAGTAAAACCTTAGTTTATCGGGGCATCAGAGAAGAAGATAAAAAATCAGTCGTTCTCAAATTGATGCGGAATGAATATCCTACCTTTGCGGAAATCGCCCAATTCCGAAATCAATATATCATCACCAAAAACCTTGATATTCCTGGCATAGTCAAAACCTATAGTTTAGAAAACTACCGTAACAGCTACGTCTTAGTGATGGAAGATTTTGGCGGCATTCCCCTCCAAGACTGGCGACTGGAGGACAAGGGGAAGAAGGAAAACTGGCTTTCTCTCAACGAGTTTTTCCCCATTGCGATTAAAATTGCTTCTACCCTTGAAAGACTACATCGCGATCGCATTATTCACAAAGACATCAAGCCTGCCAACATCCTCATAAACCCTACCACAGATGAAATAAAACTCATCGACTTTAGTATTGCCACCCTCCTACCAAGAGAAGTTCAATTTCTCACCAATACCAACATCTTAGAAGGCACTCTGGCTTATATTTCCCCAGAACAAACCGGCAGAATGAACAGAGGTATCGACTACCGTACTGATTTTTATTCCCTTGGTGTCACCTTCTTTCAACTCCTCACCGGACAGTTACCCTTCACCAGCAAAGATCCAACGGAGTTAGTTTACTCTCACATTGCCAAACAACCCCTAAAAGCCAGTCGGGTTAACTCTAATATTCCGCCAATTTTGTCTGAGATCATCAGCAAGCTGATGGCAAAAAATGCCGAAGACCGCTATCAGAGTGCTTTGGGATTAAAGCATGACTTAGAGGTGTGCCAAAGCCAGTGGCAAGAAACAGGAAATATTGCACCCTTTGAACTAGGCGTGAGAGACATCTCAGATCGTTTCGTAATCCCCGAAAAACTCTACGGTCGCCAAAGTGAAGTTGAAACCCTACTTGCGGCTTTTAAGCGCGTAACAACTGGGGCTACAGAAATGATATTAGTTGCGGGTTTCTCTGGCATTGGCAAAACTGCTGTGGTCAATGAAGTCCATAAACCTATTGTGCGGCAGCGTAGTTACTTCATCAAAGGAAAATTTGACCAGTTTCAACGCGATATTCCCTTATCAGGATTGGTACAAGCTTTTCGGGACTTAATCGAGCAACTCCTCTCAGAAAGTGATACCCAAATTCAACAATGGAAAGCCAAAATTCTGCGAGAATTGGGTACACAAACTCAGGTGATTATTGATGTAATTCCTGAACTTGAACAGATTATTGGCAAGCAGCCTCCAGTTAGAGAACTCTCTGGCAGTGCTACTCAAAATCGATTCAATTTATTGTTTCAAAAATTCATCCAAATCTTCACAGGGAAAGAACGCCCTCTAGTTATCTTTCTCGATGACTTGCAATGGGCAGATACAGCTTCTCTAAAATTAATCCAGTTATTAATGTGTGGAAGTACGTTGTCTTCTCTATCGGAAGAGACAGAACAATTGGATGAAAATCAGGGTGGTTTATTGTTAATTGGTTCCTATCGAGACAATGAAGTTTCCAAGGCACATCCGCTTTATTTAACATTACAGGAGATTGAACAAGCAGCAGTAAATATTAATACAATTACCCTAGCACCTTTAAATCAGGGTGATTTAAATCATCTCATTGCTGATACCCTTCATTGTCCTGAAGTCGCTGCGGTTCCTCTCACCCAGATGGTGTTTGCCAAAACTAAAGGTAACCCCTTCTTTTCTGTTCAATTTCTCAAAGCTTTACAGGATGATGGGCTAATTTTCTTAAATCTTGATGTTAGTCATTGGCAGTATGATATTTTAAAAGTCAAAGAATTAGCTCTCACAGGTGATGTCGTAGAATTTATCGCTCTGCAAATAGAAAAATTGCCAATACAGACCCAAAAAGTTCTAAAATTTGCTGCCTGTATTGGTAATCAATTTGACTTAAAAACTCTAGCGATCGTCAATGAAAAATCTGTAGTAGATACAGCATCAGACTTGTGGCAAGCATTACTTGATGGATTAGTTTTACCACAGACTGAAAATTACAACATATTTTCAAAAGATGATGCTAATGAATTTATTACTCATGGAATAGAATCTACACAATTTTCAATTTCTAATTTACAGCTACCTAAATATAAATTCGTACATGACCGGGTGCAGCAAGCTGCTTATTCTTTAATTCCTGAAGAACAAAAAAAGCCAATTCACTTAAAAATTGGACTACTGTTATTGAACAATATTCCAGTTACCGAAAAGGAAGAAAAGATTTTTGAGCTTGTCAATCAGTTTAATATTGCAGTGGAATTTATCTCCCCTCAAGCTAAACGAGATGAACTAGCCCAGATGAATCTGATTGCTGGACGTAAAGCCTTAGCATCAACAGCTTATCCCGCTGCTGTTAAGTATTTAACTACTGGTATTCAATTGCTAGCAGATAATAGTTGGGAGATGAAATATGAGCTAATCCTAGCTTTGTATGAGACAGCGGCAGAGGCCGCGTACTTGGACGGCGACTTTGAGCAAACCGAGCAATTAGCAGAGATAGTGTTGCTACAAGGGAAAACTCTTGTAGATAAAGTTAAAGCTTACGAGGTAAAAATTAAAGCATCTGGGGCACAGAACCAAGCACTCAAAGGAATTAATACTGCACTAGCCTTTTTGCAGCTTTTGGGAGTAGAGTTTCCTGAACATCCAAGCCAATCTGATGTTCAACTAGTAATGGCAGAAATAGCATCAAATCTGGCTGGTAGGGATATTGAAGATTTAATTAACCTGCCAGAAATGACAGAAGCTAAAACACTAGCAGTTATGAATATTTTATCGAGTATTCATAGTTTGACCTATCAAGCTATTCCTGAATTATTCCCACTGATTATTGTTAAACAAATCAACTTATCTCTACAATATGGTAACGCACCATTGTCTGCCTTTGCCTATGTTAATTATGGAATAATACTGTGTGCGCTAGTGGGAGATATTGAGTCCGGTTATAAATTTGGTAAACTAGCTGTAAATCTTTTATCTAGGTTACAAATTAAAGAAATTAGCGCGAAAGTTCTTGGATCTTTTCTTTCACTTCTTAGACCTTGTAAGGAACACGCCAAGGAAATATTAAAACCTTTGTTGCAAGCTTATTCTATCGGTATTGAAACAGGAGATTTAGAGTATGCAGCTTATTCTCTACACATTTATTCTTACTGCTCATATTTTATCGGTAGAGAACTTTCAGAGTTAGAACAAGAAATGGCAAATTATAATAATGCCATCAGACAACTCAAGCAAAAAACAGTATTCCAATGGAGTAATATTTATCGGCAGAGCGTATTGAATCTACTAGGGTGTGCAGAAAATTCCTATTATTTAATTGGTGAGGTTTATAACGAAGATAAAATGCTGCCGATCCATTTGGAAACTAAAGATGGACTTGGACTCCTATATCTCTATGTCAAAAAACTTCATCTCTGTTATCTATTTCAAGAATTTCATCAGGCAGTTGAAAATGCCACACTAGCGAAAAAGTATTTAGATACTGCAATAGGACATCTAGTTGTTCCAGTTTTCCATTTTTATGATTCTTTAGCAGGTTTAGCTGTGTATTTTGAGGTATCCGAATCTGAGCAAAAATCTATTCTCGATCGGGTTCAAGCCAATCAAGAAAAAATGGATCATTGGGCACATCATGCCCCAATGAATTATTTACACAAATATTATCTTGTAGAGGCTGAACGCTATCGGATTGGTGGTCAATATCTTGAAGCAATGGAATTTTACGATCGCGCCATCTTCCTTGCCAAAGAAAATGAGTATGTTAATGAAGAAGCCCTCGCTCAAGAACTTACCGCCAAGTTTTATTTAGAATGGGGTAAACATAAGATTGCCCAAACCTATCTAACAGATGCTTACTATAGCTATGTTCGCTGGGGAGCGTTAGCCAAAGTTGACGATTTGGCAAAACGCTATCCCCAATTACTGGCTCCTATATTTCAGCAAGAAAAACTGAGTATCCATTCCAGCGAGGAAAGCACTTCTTTCTACAACACATCCATATCATCTTTATCTACCCTGAGTAATCAACAAACTGTTATTGCCTCGAAGACAAGTATTTCTGATTCTCTGGATTTAGCCGCATTCATTAAAGCATCTCAAGCACTCTCTAGCGAAATCGAGCTTGAGCGACTACTTTCGACTTTGATGGAAGTTGTGATGGAGAATGCAGGAGCTTCTAAATGCGCTTTAATTTTAAGTGAAGGTGATAACTTAGCATTAACTGTTACAACGGTTTGTTCAAGTTCAAATTTTGACCATACCTACACAGAGTTTCCATCAATTTCTTTGGAGTCAAGTTATGATGTTCCCATTACTTTGATTAACTACGTTAAACGCTCCAGAGAAATTTTGGTGATTGATGATGCAACGACTGTTTCCTTTTTAGCAGGTGATAGCTATATTCTGAGTGAAGAACCTAAGAGTTTGTTGGCTATACCTCTTCTAAATCAAGGTAAATTGATTGGGATTATTTATCTAGAAAATAATTTGACGACAGGAGCATTTACACGCGATCGCGTAGAAGTACTCAAACTCCTCACCACTCAAGCAGCAATATCCCTAGAGAATGCTATCCTCTACAAAAATTTGGCACAAGCTAAAGAAAGTTTGGAAGAATACAACCATACTCTAGAAGAGAAAGTCCAGGAGAGAACGCAGGAACTCAACGATAAAAATTACTCTCTACAACAAACTCTACAAGAATTACAACGTACCCAAATCCAATTGATTCAAAGTGAAAAAATGTCTTCTTTGGGACAAATGGTAGCAGGAGTTGCCCATGAAATCAATAACCCTATTAACTTTATTCATGGCAATATTAATCATGCTAGTGAGTATGTCAAAGACTTGCTGGATTTGGTAGTTCTTTATCAGCAAGAATATCCTCATCCTTCGCCTTTAGTTGAGGAAAAATCTGAGGAAATTGATATAGATTTCCTCACAGAAGACTTACTAAAGATTCTAGATTCAATGAAAATTGGGAGTTCGCGTATCCGCAATATTGTTTTGAGCTTACGCAATTTTTCTCGTCTAGATGAATCTGAGATGAAGCCTGTAGATATTCATGAGGGAATAGACAGTACCTTAATGATTTTACAACACCGAATTCAAGAAAAACACAATCTTACTGAAATTCAAGTCATCAAAGAATACGGAAAATTACCGGAGATTATGTGTTACCCTGGTCAACTAAATCAGGTTTTCATGAATATCCTGAGTAATGCGATTGATGCTTTAGAAGAGTCATTTGTCATTGGTGATCCATCACTGGTAAATAATAAAGAACAAATCACAAAGGACATAGAAGCATCAGCAGTTTTTGATATGGTAGGACAAATTCACATCTTTACTGAACGAACAGATTCTAATACAGCGATAATTCGGATTGCCGATAATGGTTCTGGTATGACAAAAGCGGTGCAGCAAAAAATATTTGACCCATTTTTTACTACCAAGTCGGTAGGAAGTGGTACGGGGTTAGGGTTGTCAATCAGCTATCAGATTATTGTGGACAAACACAGGGGTAGTTTAACCTGTGATTCCACATTAGGAAAGGGGACTGAGTTCGTGATTGAGATACCGATGCAACAACCAGATATCTAGACTATGGCACAATACAGTTCAGATAAGACCAAAACACTTGTAGAGACGGCTATTTATCGCGTCTTAAAAACCCACAATTTTGTACAATTAGCCCTTAGCTGAACCGTATTGGACTATGGCAACCTTATTTGTCCGCCCTGATTATGTAAGGGACTTCCAAAAAAAAATATCCAATTACTTCTTGTGGGGTGCGTGTTTCGCCCGCCCTATGGACTGGGCGCTCATGTTGCCCACCCCACAATATTGGATAATTTATTTCTTGGAGTTCCCTAACTTAAATGCCGATGAGTTTATTCACTAAAGGCTCTTGAGCCTCACGTCGTCGTCCTGTAATTACCATCTTGACTCCACTTGCAGATGCCAGGGTAAAACCTCGACGCTGAGGCCGCTCAGGTTGCTGATTAACTACTGCTAACTGATAGCGTGATAAGATGGTTGCCAGTACTAATTTCATTTGAAACAAACCCAAAGCCTCACCAATACAACGACGGACACCACCACCAAAAGGCAGAAATTCATAAGGAGAAAATTGACGTTCTAGAAAACGTTCTGGTCGAAACTCCTTAGGTTGGGGATATAAGTCTTCACGTTGATGAGTAAGATAAATACTAGGAAGCAATACTGTTCCAGGCTCTAAAGAATGTCCCAAGAGTTTAACGGGTTCTTGTACTACCCTTGGGAAACAGAACGGTAAAACAGGGCTAACTCGCAAGATTTCATTACAGACAGCCGTAAGATATGGTAGTCGATAAATGCTCATAGGGTCTGGGGAATCACCGAGAGTGTCCACTTCTTGGAGCAGTTTTTCACGGACTAGAGGCTTTTGGTGAATCCAATACAATCCCGAAGCTATTACAGATGCCGTAGTTTCATAAGCGCCAATTATTAGGGTCATTAGCTGATCGCGCAATTCATGATCTGTCATAAATTGACCAGTTTCATCTTGAGCTAAGATCAGCAAGGAAAGGATATCGACACATTCTGAATTAGGTTGTTGTCGGCGTTCAGCAATTTCGGCGTAGAACAATTGATCGGTTGTCTCGCGATCGCGCAGAAATTTTCCCCAAGGACTCCAAGCTCCTAAATCCTGTTGCAAGAATGGGAGCAAGAAAAAACTAGAAGTGATAGGTGAATGAGAGAGATTTAACAGCAATGGTAGTGAATGCTTAAGTTTTTGAAATCTTTCTCCCCCATACAACCCTAAGACAATCTGTAACATAACTTGTAGAGATATTTCTTGTGTTATATTACGAGCCAAAAAGGGCTGATTTAGTAGTAACTGACTAAAGGCATTTTCGGTAATATTACGGATTTGTTGGCCATAGCTTTGCATTCGCTCTCCATGAAAAGAAGGCATTATCAATTGTCGTTGTTGTTTATGACGACTGCCATCAAGTATGAGAACTGAATTTTTTCCTAGCCAGGGTTCAGTAATTTTATTGAGTTCACCGGCAGCGACAAATTTCTTTCTATCATTCGTTAAAATTTCTTGGATTCCCTGAGGATGATTTACAAATACTACAGTATCGCCAAAGGCAATTATCCTACCAGTAAAAATGTCGGGATATTGTTGAGCTGCGTTTTCCATGTAGCTCACAGGGTCAGTAATCCACTGAAGCTTTTGTAGCAAAGAAGGGGTTTTGAGAGGATTAGGTAGTTGCATATGAATTTTCAGTTCAAACCAAAATCGAAAAATTGTATTAGCGAGGATAAACCCTTAACAAAATAATATGGGTTCATCTATAATGAGCTTTCAGCAAAATAGGATACCTAACAGGTATCCTATTCCCTTATAAAGATAGAGTGAGAATTTATTGATTTAACTCCAAGCTGTCTATAGTTTGATAGCGACCAGAGTGAGAATACCAATTCAGATTGGCAGATATCCAGCTATGTAGTCCTGATATATATTTGGCAAGTTCTGCATCTAATTCCTCTCCAAAAGATGGAAGAGATGATTCAAACTCTTTCAAGCGATGTACTTCTTGATCGTGCATTTCGCTAACTATGAAAATTGCTTGTTCTAAAGAAATATTTTGTTGATAATAAATTAACAATGCTAAATTATGAACATCGCCACTTGACATTTCTCTATGTACGGAGAAAATATCATTACACCAAGCAAGAATATTAATTGTCATCGCTTTTAATTCTTTCATCACCTCATGATTTCGGAGAGAATCAGGAATTATTAAATAATTGCAAAATTCCATCAATGCAAGGAAAACATATCCAC
This Nostoc sp. C052 DNA region includes the following protein-coding sequences:
- a CDS encoding photosystem I protein PsaX, which gives rise to MTAKTKISPVADSGAKPPYAYRTGWALFLLAINFLVAAYYFHIIE
- a CDS encoding cytochrome P450; the encoded protein is MQLPNPLKTPSLLQKLQWITDPVSYMENAAQQYPDIFTGRIIAFGDTVVFVNHPQGIQEILTNDRKKFVAAGELNKITEPWLGKNSVLILDGSRHKQQRQLIMPSFHGERMQSYGQQIRNITENAFSQLLLNQPFLARNITQEISLQVMLQIVLGLYGGERFQKLKHSLPLLLNLSHSPITSSFFLLPFLQQDLGAWSPWGKFLRDRETTDQLFYAEIAERRQQPNSECVDILSLLILAQDETGQFMTDHELRDQLMTLIIGAYETTASVIASGLYWIHQKPLVREKLLQEVDTLGDSPDPMSIYRLPYLTAVCNEILRVSPVLPFCFPRVVQEPVKLLGHSLEPGTVLLPSIYLTHQREDLYPQPKEFRPERFLERQFSPYEFLPFGGGVRRCIGEALGLFQMKLVLATILSRYQLAVVNQQPERPQRRGFTLASASGVKMVITGRRREAQEPLVNKLIGI
- a CDS encoding ATP-binding sensor histidine kinase — protein: MLVLLDTLYSFPGYRITEQIYSGSKTLVYRGIREEDKKSVVLKLMRNEYPTFAEIAQFRNQYIITKNLDIPGIVKTYSLENYRNSYVLVMEDFGGIPLQDWRLEDKGKKENWLSLNEFFPIAIKIASTLERLHRDRIIHKDIKPANILINPTTDEIKLIDFSIATLLPREVQFLTNTNILEGTLAYISPEQTGRMNRGIDYRTDFYSLGVTFFQLLTGQLPFTSKDPTELVYSHIAKQPLKASRVNSNIPPILSEIISKLMAKNAEDRYQSALGLKHDLEVCQSQWQETGNIAPFELGVRDISDRFVIPEKLYGRQSEVETLLAAFKRVTTGATEMILVAGFSGIGKTAVVNEVHKPIVRQRSYFIKGKFDQFQRDIPLSGLVQAFRDLIEQLLSESDTQIQQWKAKILRELGTQTQVIIDVIPELEQIIGKQPPVRELSGSATQNRFNLLFQKFIQIFTGKERPLVIFLDDLQWADTASLKLIQLLMCGSTLSSLSEETEQLDENQGGLLLIGSYRDNEVSKAHPLYLTLQEIEQAAVNINTITLAPLNQGDLNHLIADTLHCPEVAAVPLTQMVFAKTKGNPFFSVQFLKALQDDGLIFLNLDVSHWQYDILKVKELALTGDVVEFIALQIEKLPIQTQKVLKFAACIGNQFDLKTLAIVNEKSVVDTASDLWQALLDGLVLPQTENYNIFSKDDANEFITHGIESTQFSISNLQLPKYKFVHDRVQQAAYSLIPEEQKKPIHLKIGLLLLNNIPVTEKEEKIFELVNQFNIAVEFISPQAKRDELAQMNLIAGRKALASTAYPAAVKYLTTGIQLLADNSWEMKYELILALYETAAEAAYLDGDFEQTEQLAEIVLLQGKTLVDKVKAYEVKIKASGAQNQALKGINTALAFLQLLGVEFPEHPSQSDVQLVMAEIASNLAGRDIEDLINLPEMTEAKTLAVMNILSSIHSLTYQAIPELFPLIIVKQINLSLQYGNAPLSAFAYVNYGIILCALVGDIESGYKFGKLAVNLLSRLQIKEISAKVLGSFLSLLRPCKEHAKEILKPLLQAYSIGIETGDLEYAAYSLHIYSYCSYFIGRELSELEQEMANYNNAIRQLKQKTVFQWSNIYRQSVLNLLGCAENSYYLIGEVYNEDKMLPIHLETKDGLGLLYLYVKKLHLCYLFQEFHQAVENATLAKKYLDTAIGHLVVPVFHFYDSLAGLAVYFEVSESEQKSILDRVQANQEKMDHWAHHAPMNYLHKYYLVEAERYRIGGQYLEAMEFYDRAIFLAKENEYVNEEALAQELTAKFYLEWGKHKIAQTYLTDAYYSYVRWGALAKVDDLAKRYPQLLAPIFQQEKLSIHSSEESTSFYNTSISSLSTLSNQQTVIASKTSISDSLDLAAFIKASQALSSEIELERLLSTLMEVVMENAGASKCALILSEGDNLALTVTTVCSSSNFDHTYTEFPSISLESSYDVPITLINYVKRSREILVIDDATTVSFLAGDSYILSEEPKSLLAIPLLNQGKLIGIIYLENNLTTGAFTRDRVEVLKLLTTQAAISLENAILYKNLAQAKESLEEYNHTLEEKVQERTQELNDKNYSLQQTLQELQRTQIQLIQSEKMSSLGQMVAGVAHEINNPINFIHGNINHASEYVKDLLDLVVLYQQEYPHPSPLVEEKSEEIDIDFLTEDLLKILDSMKIGSSRIRNIVLSLRNFSRLDESEMKPVDIHEGIDSTLMILQHRIQEKHNLTEIQVIKEYGKLPEIMCYPGQLNQVFMNILSNAIDALEESFVIGDPSLVNNKEQITKDIEASAVFDMVGQIHIFTERTDSNTAIIRIADNGSGMTKAVQQKIFDPFFTTKSVGSGTGLGLSISYQIIVDKHRGSLTCDSTLGKGTEFVIEIPMQQPDI
- the lipA gene encoding lipoyl synthase, translated to MIASQQAELKSEITAMPSWLRRSIGKASEISTVQRIIKQRQIHTICEEGRCPNRGECYAQKTATFLLMGPTCTRSCAFCQVDKGHAPMPLDLEEPEKVAQAVQLLGLRYVVLTSVARDDLPDQGAGHFVKTIATIRQLNPETQIEVLTPDFWGGAGIGESGQRQRIEMIVKAKPACFNHNIETVRRLTGPVRRGAKYDRSLLVLAMVKEIDSTIPTKSGLMLGHGETLDEVIEAMTDLRAVGCDRLTIGQYMRPSLEHLPVQKYWTPEEFDQLGRLAWEMGFNHVRSGPLVRSSYHAGEEGAGEAGEQGAGGRG
- a CDS encoding response regulator, with the translated sequence MASNKILVIDDTTVVRVKVREMLPPGNFEVLEAKDGVEGLNFILQEKLSLIMLDFLLPKMSGWEVFQKVQADPELRKIPLVIMSGRKEEVTEKITEPFEYFEFLGKPFDQKQLISAIKLAMTKAKQPRPELVAVGAAAAVKNGTVATLEVATATVAAPSIANVAVVTPSSGGVSDVEINALNEKIAKMQAEIDGLKKQLTQVVTFIKQKIK
- a CDS encoding branched-chain amino acid ABC transporter permease codes for the protein MDTQFAQLMVNGIAVGSIIALAAVGLTLTYGILRLSNFAHGDFLTLGAYLTWLINTIGVNIWLSMILAAAGTVAAMLLSEKLLWSRMRAIRATSTTLIIISIGLALFLRNGIILIWGGKNQNYDLPVTPALDILGLKVPQNQLLVLGLAVLAILALHYLLQNTKIGKAMRAVADDLDLARVSGINVDRVIFWTWVITGTLTSLGGSMYGLITAVRPNMGWFLILPLFASVILGGIGNPYGAIAAAFIIGIVQEISTPWLGSQYKQGVALLIMILVLLIRPKGLFKGTI